One Corynebacterium aurimucosum genomic window, GAGAGCTGGACGCCACAGTCCCCACGCGGCGCCGGCTGCAGAGAATCCAAAGAGTGCTAACGCGAGCAACCCCGCGCCGAATCCAATGGCGCGGGGTATGCGAAGGCTAGGAGCACGCAGTCCAGGCACGATACTCTCTAGCCGCAGAAGGTCCAGTTACCGTTCTCACGCTTGAAGCGCATGGTGGAGCTATCCATGCCCTGGCTGGTGTTAACGTTCACAGTCGCGGAAGCATCGTCACCGTTAACCACAACATCGTTGATGGACTCAACACCGGTCTTGGACCAGTCAAAGCCATCCATCTGGGAGGTATCCTGGCCCGCTGCCGCCATCATGTCCTTGAGCTGGTTCATCGGAACATCCGGAACCTGGTTGTAATCAACCTGATCGAGGCCGGAGTTCGGATCGTTGCGGATAGCCGCGCAGGTGTGCTCCGGGAGGTACTTCACAAAGGAACGCATGGTCTGCTGCTCATACATACCGCGTACTAGGGTGTTAATACCGTCGATATCCTCCTGGCTGGCAGCTTCACCCTGAACCGGTTCGACCTTGGGCATGTTCTGGAAAGGATCAGCGCCTTCTTCGAAGGGGTTGGCCAGAGTCTGGTTAGCAGCCTCGGGGTTCTCCCCCTCCGGCTTGGCAGCTTCGTCCTTATTCTCTTCGCCGTCCTTCTTGTCCTCCCCCTCCTTCTTCTCCTCAGAAGTCTTCTCTTCCGTCTTCTTCTCAGACGTCTTTTCCTTAGACTTCGTAGTCGTGGTGGTCTTTGCCGCAGAGGACGCAGTGTCACCTGCATTCTCATCATCGGAACCACAAGCAGCCAAGGAAAGCGGTGCAACGAGTGCAACAGCAACGAGGGACTTCTTGGCAGGTGTCAGAAAAGACAAGGGAAAACTCCTAAATGTACATAGAGAGCGATAGGTTAAACCACGCGGGACGCAGTGTTTGCTCTTGGGCAACTCACATAACCTTAACAAGCGCTGTTTGAAGAATTCATATTCTACACCTTGAAGCTTCCTGTGAGCCTCACGAGGGTTTTCTCTTGCCGCGTAGAGTTGGTCGTGTGCATCTTTCTCGCGACGCTATCGTTTCCACCGCCCTTGAGCTTTTGACCCAATACGGCCTTGCTGATGTCACTATGCGCCGAGTCGCCACCAACCTCGGAGTCGCACCCGGCGCGCTGTACTGGCACGTGGCCAACAAACAATCACTGATCGCCGCCATGACCGCAGAAATACTCGCTCCCGTCACCGGGGAAAGCACGGCGGAGCTGGTCAGCTCGCTGCACAATGAGCTGCAACGCTGGCGCGATGGAGCTGAAGTGGCCATCGCCGGAGCATCCTTCCCTGAGTCCTCAGCGAGCGCTGACGTGGAAAAGCTATTCACCAAGGCACTGCAGAAGGAGGCACCCGATGCCTCGCCGGAGGATAGAGCCGTCGCCGCCCGCACTCTGATCCACTACACGCTGGGCGCTACTTTCATGGAGCAATCCCGCGAACAGCTCAGTGGGGCGACTCCAGGCGGGACGTCGCCAAGCACAGCGTCTACAGCTTCCGAGACCACGCCGGTGGACGCCACCTCGGTGCGCGCAGCGGAGCTGATGGTCGCCGGCTTAAGATCACTGCGAAGCGATCACATGCATCAGAATTGACTAAGCTAAGCCTCATGACTGAGACCCGTGCTGACCTAACGCCATCTCGCCAGGTGTGGCCTGGTTCCCCCTCCCCGCTCGGCTCCACCTATGATGGAGCCGGTACTAATTTTGCTATCTTTTCCGAAATCGCCGAGAAGGTTGAGCTCTGCCTCATTGACCAGGACGGTAACGAAGACCGCATCGAATTAACTGAGATCACCGCACACGTCTGGCACGCCTACCTCCCGAACGTCAGCCCCGGGCAGCGCTATGGATACCGCATCCACGGCCCTTATGAACCAGAAAATGGTCTGCGCTGCGATCCCTCAAAACTTCTTGTCGATCCTTATGCTCGCGCCTTCGACGGCGACTTTGACGGGGATCCCTCGCTGTACTCCTACGATATCTTCGCAGAGGAACCCGGCAGCGGCCGCAACCAGGATGACTCCTTGGGCCACACCATGCTCTCCGTGGTCATCAACCCGTTCTTCGAGTGGCACGGCGACAACCGCCCGCACACCCCGGATAACGAAACAATTATCTACGAAGCCCACGTCAAGGGCATGACTATGACGCACCCGGATGTGCCGGAGGAGCTGCGCGGTACCTACGCCGGTATGGCACACCCAGCGATCATTAACTACTTCAAGGACTTGGGAGTGACGGCCGTCGAGCTGCTGCCGGTTCACCAGTTCTTACAGGATGATCGCCTGCGCCAGCTGGGCCTGCGCAACTACTGGGGTTATAACACCTTCGGGTTCTTCGCCCCGCATGCTGACTATGCCTACGCCAAGAAGCCTGGCGAGGTGGTCGCTGAGTTCAAGGCCATGGTTCGTGCCTTCCATGAGGCCGGAATCGAGATCATCCTCGATGTGGTCTACAACCACACCGCCGAAGGCAACCACATGGGCCCCACCATCGCCTTCCGCGGCATTGATAACCACGCCTACTACCGCTTGGTTGATGACAACCCCGAGCACTACATGGACTACACCGGTACCGGTAACTCCCTGAATGTCCGTCACCCGCACTCCCTCCAGCTGATTATGGATTCGCTGCGTTACTGGGTGACGGAGATGCGCGTGGATGGCTTCCGGTTCGACCTCGCGTCCACTCTGGCGCGCGAACTCGATGATGTGGATAAGCTCGCCACTTTCTTCGATTTGGTCCAGCAGGACCCGGTGGTCTCCAAGGTCAAGCTCATCGCCGAGCCCTGGGACGTGGGCCATAACGGCTACCAAGTTGGCAACTTCCCGCCCATCTGGAGCGAATGGAACGGCAAGTACCGCGATACCGTCCGTGATTTCTGGCGCGGGGAGCCGGCGACAATGGGTGAGTTTGCCTCACGCCTGACTGGTTCCTCCGATCTCTATGCCAACAACGGCCGCCGCCCCACCGCGTCTATCAACTTCATCACCGCGCACGATGGCTTTACGCTTCGTGATTTGGTGTCCTATAACGAAAAGCACAATTCCGAGAACGGTGAAGACAATCGCGACGGTGAGTCCCACAACCGCTCGTGGAACCATGGCGTGGAAGGGCCGACTGACGACGAAGAGATTAAAAAGCTCCGACGCCGCCAGGTCCGCAATTTCCTCACTACCCTCCTGCTATCCCAGGGCACCCCGATGCTGTGCCATGGTGATGAGCTGGGCCGCACCCAAGACGGCAATAACAACGTGTATTGCCAGGACAACGAGATTTCCTGGATCGATTGGTCGATGTTGGAGCAGGAAAAGAACGTCGCCATGCACGGCTTTACCAAGCGCCTGATCAACATCCGCAAGAACCACCCGGTGTTCCGCCGCCAGCGTTTCTTGGCTGGTGGCCCCTTTGGCTCTGAGGTGAAAGATCGCGATATTGCCTGGCTCGTGCCCTCCGGCAAACTCATGACCCCGCAGGACTGGGATTTTGAGTTCGGCAAGGCCCTCATGGTCTATCTCAACGGTAACGCGATTACGGAAACCACTGCCCGCGGTGAACGCATTACGGATGATTCCTTCATCATGATTTTCAACGCTCACCACGAAGACATCGAGTTCACGCTGCCCAAGAAGGACCTGGGTGCTAGTTGGAGGCTCATCGTCGACACCTCTGATTCCGGTGGCTATCCGGACGAGGAGAAGCTCATCGCAGCCGAAGGTTCCATCGTGGTACAGCCGCGCACAACGCTGATCCTGCGCCAGACTGAGCCCCCAGTTTTCGACGACAGCGATGACTCTGCGCAATCCGCTGCCACGGCAGAAGAAAGCCGATAGCTAGACTGCACTCCACCGTCTGCTGTCCACCATTAACCCCGTCCTTGAAAGGAAACCGTGTCCTATACCGCCCACGGTGCTGTCATTGATGTCACCACCGATGCACTCACCGTCCAACGCTCCCAGCTAGCCGCTTCCCTTGGCGCCCCAGCCCGCGAGGCTCTCTCCTTAGCTGATGCCACGGGCGTGGAGTGCACGGAACCAACGGAGACAGGGTTTGGGCAGGTCATAGTGCGCGGCACGAGCGATTCTGCAGGGACCGTTGGGGACACGATCATCCGCTTCGCCCCCGGCCAAGACGCGGCCGCATTTGCCCGCGCGGTTGAGGCAGCGCTGCGCGGCGAAGCACCGGCTGCCAGCAGTGGTGTGCAGGGGCTCAACTTCACCGCCGTCGATGTGGAAACCGCCAACGATAACTGGGGCTCGGTCTGCCAGATCGGTGCGGTTCGCTTCCGCGATGGCGAAGAGACCGAGTCCCGCACGTGGCTGTGCACTCCCCCACCGGGGCTCGAGCACTTCGACGAGGTCAACATCAGCATCCATGGCATCACAGCGGAGGACGTCGCTGATACTTTACCTTTCGCTGATGCCGCCGCCGAGCTCTTCGAGTTCCTCGGCACAGACACGCTAGTAGCCCACAACGCGCAATTCGATTCCACGGCCCTGCGCAGTGGCCTCAAGAAGGCCGACGCGCCGGTGCCAGAACTTCGCTTAGCGTGTTCCCTGGCACTGGCCCGCGACGCCTCCCGTGCAGGCGTCATCGACGTGGCCAACCATAAACTTCCCACCGTTGCCTCCTACCTCGGTGCCGAGGATTTCCGCCATCACGAGGCCACAGCCGACGCCCGCGCGGCGGGCGAGATTGTCAGTGCCCTAGCGCAGCGCTTTGGTCACTCCGGAAGCATTGAAGACTTGTTCACCACCCGTGATTTTGCGCTGGGCACGTTGAGCGAGGACTCCGTCATCCCGGTCCTGCGCGCCAACACCGCTCCCCTCTCCGCTGCCGACTTGGGCGCTGGTACGGATTTCCGCGACAAGACGCGCATGGCGGGTACAGCCTCGGGCTCGAAGAAGAAGGGCTCCGCCGCTAAGGAGCGCCGTGGTGCAGCCCCGTGGCAATCCGTATCCACTCCGGACACCATCCCGGATCCCAATCCTGATGCGGATCCGGAAGGCGCGCTATTTGCTCAGAATGTCACTCTCACCGGTGACTTCGAGCCTTTCGACAAGGGCCTTTTGTGGTCCAAGATTGCTGAACGCGGCGGCCAGGTGGGCAAGAATGTCACGAAGAAGACCACCATCCTGGTTGTGGGCCAGTGGGCTACCAAGACCTCTAAAGAAAAACGCGCTGAGGAGCTGCAAGGCAAAGGCCAGGACATCGCGATCTGGCAGACAGACAAGCTGTTAGAGGAGCTGCAGCTTGATGAGGCTCCGCCGTTCTAACCTGCGTAGCTCTTGAGCACGGAGGCGCTAGAACATCAAGGCTCTAGCGCGTGGTGGGTTTTCTACGAACTAGTGGGAACCTGTGGGCATAAAGCCCAGTCCAATAAGGGCAAGGAATCTGCACTTGCCTACCTTTCGGAGTAAATCCACCATGACCATCGCGCTGCCCACCTCCCTCCGCATCGACCACCTGCTCCCCTCGCTCTGCCCGAGCGAGGAGCTCAACGGAATCAAGCTCTGTGATGATGGCTTCGGTGATTCACCTGCTAGCCTCCAGCTATCGCGGACGCTATCGATGTCCTTGGTCCACGGCACAGGCACCGAAGCCAAGCGCGTGAGCCAGCGCGCTGTGGACGATATGGGTTTGACCGTGCGCCAAGCTTGGGATGCTGCCGCGCTGAATCTGCAACGCCGCGCACTGACGCAGCAGGGGCTGCGCTTCTTTACCCGGCCTGCCGAACTCGGACTGGGTAGAACGGAAAAGGGCCTAGAGGTGCGGGTGCATCGCTGCGCTGTCTCGTCGTGGTT contains:
- a CDS encoding TetR family transcriptional regulator produces the protein MHLSRDAIVSTALELLTQYGLADVTMRRVATNLGVAPGALYWHVANKQSLIAAMTAEILAPVTGESTAELVSSLHNELQRWRDGAEVAIAGASFPESSASADVEKLFTKALQKEAPDASPEDRAVAARTLIHYTLGATFMEQSREQLSGATPGGTSPSTASTASETTPVDATSVRAAELMVAGLRSLRSDHMHQN
- the glgX gene encoding glycogen debranching protein GlgX, which translates into the protein MTETRADLTPSRQVWPGSPSPLGSTYDGAGTNFAIFSEIAEKVELCLIDQDGNEDRIELTEITAHVWHAYLPNVSPGQRYGYRIHGPYEPENGLRCDPSKLLVDPYARAFDGDFDGDPSLYSYDIFAEEPGSGRNQDDSLGHTMLSVVINPFFEWHGDNRPHTPDNETIIYEAHVKGMTMTHPDVPEELRGTYAGMAHPAIINYFKDLGVTAVELLPVHQFLQDDRLRQLGLRNYWGYNTFGFFAPHADYAYAKKPGEVVAEFKAMVRAFHEAGIEIILDVVYNHTAEGNHMGPTIAFRGIDNHAYYRLVDDNPEHYMDYTGTGNSLNVRHPHSLQLIMDSLRYWVTEMRVDGFRFDLASTLARELDDVDKLATFFDLVQQDPVVSKVKLIAEPWDVGHNGYQVGNFPPIWSEWNGKYRDTVRDFWRGEPATMGEFASRLTGSSDLYANNGRRPTASINFITAHDGFTLRDLVSYNEKHNSENGEDNRDGESHNRSWNHGVEGPTDDEEIKKLRRRQVRNFLTTLLLSQGTPMLCHGDELGRTQDGNNNVYCQDNEISWIDWSMLEQEKNVAMHGFTKRLINIRKNHPVFRRQRFLAGGPFGSEVKDRDIAWLVPSGKLMTPQDWDFEFGKALMVYLNGNAITETTARGERITDDSFIMIFNAHHEDIEFTLPKKDLGASWRLIVDTSDSGGYPDEEKLIAAEGSIVVQPRTTLILRQTEPPVFDDSDDSAQSAATAEESR
- a CDS encoding exonuclease domain-containing protein, whose amino-acid sequence is MSYTAHGAVIDVTTDALTVQRSQLAASLGAPAREALSLADATGVECTEPTETGFGQVIVRGTSDSAGTVGDTIIRFAPGQDAAAFARAVEAALRGEAPAASSGVQGLNFTAVDVETANDNWGSVCQIGAVRFRDGEETESRTWLCTPPPGLEHFDEVNISIHGITAEDVADTLPFADAAAELFEFLGTDTLVAHNAQFDSTALRSGLKKADAPVPELRLACSLALARDASRAGVIDVANHKLPTVASYLGAEDFRHHEATADARAAGEIVSALAQRFGHSGSIEDLFTTRDFALGTLSEDSVIPVLRANTAPLSAADLGAGTDFRDKTRMAGTASGSKKKGSAAKERRGAAPWQSVSTPDTIPDPNPDADPEGALFAQNVTLTGDFEPFDKGLLWSKIAERGGQVGKNVTKKTTILVVGQWATKTSKEKRAEELQGKGQDIAIWQTDKLLEELQLDEAPPF